Proteins encoded within one genomic window of Mycolicibacterium aubagnense:
- a CDS encoding alpha/beta hydrolase family protein, with protein sequence MKWAVRLLVWLTALALAACGSGKGGDWVDEDVSFVSDGLTIHGSYRHVPGAAAAPSVLMISESGQTDRNGDNAVAGKVGNMRQLAEYLSGKNVDSLRYDKVGTGKTGVGPHAQNLRDVGSAVYTAGAKAAVRFLAGQSGTDTSRISVYGLGEGTVHALAVATDTSAGAPKIHSVGLLQPLAGRYLDVITNRVRASVDADVKAGAKTRQQADQVLKEWTDAVASTRATGTPPTKLPEGLGAILNPGNAKAVVEADAIDPLALAAKVPNGTPVLLTCSDSDVQAFCEAEQPLIDALAHTALTVVRLKGVSHVLRDDPTDNVANYANKAPLSPQLVSALDGFVGR encoded by the coding sequence GTGAAATGGGCTGTCCGCCTGCTGGTTTGGCTCACGGCGCTGGCGCTGGCGGCGTGCGGTTCGGGCAAGGGTGGCGACTGGGTTGATGAGGACGTCAGCTTCGTCTCCGACGGGCTGACCATCCACGGCAGCTACCGCCATGTGCCCGGCGCCGCCGCGGCGCCGTCGGTGCTGATGATCTCCGAGAGCGGCCAGACGGACCGCAACGGTGACAACGCCGTCGCGGGCAAGGTCGGCAACATGCGGCAGCTGGCCGAGTACCTGTCCGGCAAGAATGTCGACAGCCTGCGGTACGACAAGGTCGGCACCGGAAAGACCGGCGTCGGGCCGCACGCGCAGAACCTGCGCGATGTGGGCAGCGCCGTCTACACCGCCGGGGCCAAGGCGGCCGTGCGGTTCCTCGCCGGCCAGTCCGGCACCGACACGTCACGAATCTCCGTGTACGGCCTGGGTGAAGGCACCGTGCACGCGCTGGCAGTGGCGACCGACACCAGCGCGGGCGCCCCGAAGATCCATTCTGTCGGGCTGCTGCAGCCGCTGGCTGGGCGGTACCTGGACGTCATCACCAATCGCGTGCGGGCCTCGGTCGACGCCGACGTGAAAGCCGGCGCCAAGACCCGGCAACAGGCCGACCAGGTGCTCAAGGAATGGACCGATGCCGTCGCGTCGACCCGCGCCACGGGCACGCCGCCGACCAAGCTCCCCGAAGGCCTCGGTGCGATCCTGAACCCCGGCAACGCGAAGGCGGTGGTGGAGGCCGACGCCATCGACCCGTTGGCCCTGGCCGCCAAGGTCCCGAACGGCACCCCGGTGCTGCTGACCTGCTCGGACTCCGATGTGCAGGCGTTCTGCGAGGCAGAGCAGCCGCTGATCGACGCGCTGGCGCACACGGCGCTGACGGTGGTCCGGCTGAAGGGCGTCAGCCACGTGTTGCGCGACGATCCCACCGACAACGTGGCCAACTACGCCAACAAGGCGCCGCTGTCGCCGCAGTTGGTGAGCGCACTGGACGGATTTGTCGGGCGGTAG
- a CDS encoding DUF2786 domain-containing protein: MSDDRMLARIAALLRQAENTDNPHEAEAFMAAAQRLATTTSIDLAVARAHSATRTAAQEPVQRTITIGEAGTRGLRTFVQLFVLIARANDVKCDIASNSTFVYAYGFAEDIDATHALYASVVVQMVKSSDAYLATGAHRPTPTITARLNFQLAFGARVGQRLVDARDEARQAATAERADQPGTAIALRNKDLELVSFYKKTSQARGSWRATSASAGYSSAARRAGDRAGRRARLGPSPELSGARTALER, translated from the coding sequence ATGAGTGACGACAGGATGTTGGCCCGGATCGCGGCGCTGCTGCGACAGGCCGAGAACACCGACAACCCGCACGAGGCCGAGGCGTTCATGGCGGCCGCCCAGCGGCTGGCCACCACCACGTCGATCGATCTGGCGGTGGCGCGGGCGCATTCGGCCACCCGGACCGCGGCGCAGGAGCCGGTGCAGCGCACCATCACCATCGGCGAGGCCGGCACTCGGGGACTGCGGACGTTCGTGCAGTTGTTCGTCCTGATCGCCCGGGCCAACGACGTGAAATGCGACATCGCGTCCAACTCGACGTTCGTCTACGCCTACGGATTCGCCGAGGACATCGACGCCACGCATGCGCTGTACGCCAGTGTGGTGGTGCAGATGGTCAAGTCGTCGGACGCGTACCTCGCGACCGGCGCGCACCGGCCGACACCCACCATCACGGCCCGGCTCAACTTCCAGCTGGCTTTCGGCGCGCGGGTGGGACAGCGCTTGGTCGACGCACGGGACGAAGCCCGGCAGGCGGCGACGGCCGAGCGCGCCGATCAGCCGGGAACCGCGATTGCGTTGCGCAACAAGGACCTCGAGCTGGTGTCGTTCTACAAGAAGACATCGCAGGCGCGGGGGAGTTGGCGGGCGACCAGCGCGTCCGCCGGTTACTCGTCCGCGGCACGGCGAGCGGGGGACCGGGCCGGGCGCCGGGCACGGTTGGGTCCGAGTCCCGAGTTGTCCGGCGCACGTACGGCCTTGGAGCGATGA
- a CDS encoding TIGR04338 family metallohydrolase, translating to MSRDSGRSAVYAAEQFVRTLFDRAGERGNRAVEFFGTQLTLPPEARFGSVEAVRRYVEQVLTMPAVAARWPDAGAVAVRARRGVTAAHYESGDGGAVIAVPERQTTWALRELVVLHEVAHHLSAAVPPHGPAFTATFCDLAEVVMGPEVGHILRVVYAKEGVR from the coding sequence ATGAGCCGGGACTCGGGGCGGTCTGCGGTGTATGCCGCCGAGCAGTTCGTGCGTACGTTGTTCGACCGCGCGGGGGAACGCGGCAACCGGGCGGTCGAGTTCTTCGGGACGCAGTTGACGCTGCCGCCCGAGGCGCGGTTCGGATCGGTCGAGGCGGTGCGCCGCTACGTCGAGCAGGTGTTGACCATGCCGGCCGTGGCGGCGCGGTGGCCCGATGCCGGTGCGGTGGCCGTGCGGGCGCGCCGGGGTGTGACGGCCGCCCACTACGAATCCGGTGACGGCGGTGCCGTCATCGCGGTACCCGAACGCCAAACCACCTGGGCGCTCAGGGAATTGGTGGTGCTGCACGAGGTGGCCCACCACTTGTCGGCCGCGGTCCCGCCGCACGGACCGGCGTTCACCGCGACGTTCTGCGACCTGGCCGAGGTGGTGATGGGCCCGGAGGTGGGCCACATTCTGCGGGTCGTCTACGCCAAAGAGGGCGTCCGCTGA
- a CDS encoding DUF4331 family protein — MSNHFTGLSLGPPLGDQRLDLCDLYAFQSPADPARTVLILNANPNADALHPDAIYRLAIDNDGDLRNDIAFSYVFSEPVSGRQTVDVYLATGEDAESPEALGDKIFEGVEVSFGKEPVIAESGGYQFFAGARSDAFFFDFDGIKNLFDIRGGRNFTALHLSGEFPWTGVDSNTQANVCSMVLELPTAQLGAAPDIRIWGRCSVRRDGELLHVDRAGHPSVSSFFNTDDTKEEYNASVPVHDRDRWLPMFVHLLGHTGGYSDEEAVAVVDAEGILPDMLSFNPAAPAKYPNGRVFTDDVIDYRLASLTKGECPPSGLSPHTDTLDVFPYLGPPH; from the coding sequence ATGTCGAATCACTTCACCGGACTGAGCCTGGGCCCGCCGCTGGGCGACCAGCGCCTGGACCTCTGCGATCTGTACGCCTTCCAATCACCGGCCGACCCGGCCCGCACAGTGCTGATCCTCAACGCCAACCCCAACGCCGACGCCCTGCACCCGGATGCCATCTATCGGCTGGCCATCGACAACGACGGCGACCTCCGCAACGACATCGCCTTCAGCTATGTGTTCTCCGAGCCGGTATCCGGCCGCCAGACGGTCGACGTGTACCTCGCCACCGGGGAGGACGCCGAGTCACCGGAAGCGCTGGGCGACAAGATCTTCGAGGGCGTCGAGGTGTCATTCGGCAAAGAGCCCGTGATCGCCGAGTCGGGCGGATACCAGTTCTTCGCCGGCGCGCGCAGCGATGCCTTCTTCTTCGACTTCGACGGCATCAAGAATCTGTTCGATATCAGGGGCGGCCGCAATTTCACCGCACTCCATCTCAGCGGCGAGTTCCCGTGGACCGGCGTGGATTCCAATACGCAGGCCAACGTGTGCTCGATGGTCCTGGAACTGCCGACTGCGCAACTGGGCGCCGCGCCGGACATCCGCATCTGGGGCCGCTGCAGCGTGCGCCGGGACGGCGAGTTGCTCCATGTGGACCGCGCCGGGCATCCGTCGGTCAGCAGCTTCTTCAACACCGACGACACCAAGGAGGAGTACAACGCCAGCGTGCCGGTCCATGATCGCGACCGCTGGCTGCCCATGTTCGTCCATCTGCTGGGGCACACCGGCGGTTACTCGGACGAGGAAGCCGTCGCCGTCGTCGACGCCGAGGGCATCCTGCCCGACATGCTGTCGTTCAACCCCGCCGCACCCGCCAAGTATCCGAACGGGCGGGTGTTCACCGACGACGTGATCGACTACCGCCTGGCGTCACTCACCAAGGGCGAGTGTCCGCCGTCGGGCCTGAGTCCACACACCGACACCCTCGACGTCTTCCCGTATCTGGGGCCGCCGCACTGA
- a CDS encoding O-methyltransferase — MTEPDPKTVDEMFNQVLHTEDEALAAARQSAVTAGMPAIEVSAQHGKLLSLLVAATGATRVLEIGTLAGYSTINLARGAGAAGRVVTLEYSPEHADVARANFVRAGVADRVEVLVGAALDTLPGLAERGEPFDFFFIDADKENNRSYVEWAVRLAVPGALIVVDNVTRMGRVLEPAHDDLQARGVRDMLELLGNHPKLEAAAIQTVGTKGWDGFAVARVSP; from the coding sequence GTGACGGAACCAGATCCGAAGACTGTCGACGAGATGTTCAACCAGGTGTTGCACACCGAGGACGAGGCGCTGGCCGCAGCCCGCCAGTCCGCGGTGACAGCCGGGATGCCGGCCATCGAGGTGTCGGCACAGCACGGAAAGCTGTTGTCGCTGTTGGTCGCCGCCACCGGCGCTACCCGGGTGCTCGAGATCGGCACCCTGGCCGGCTACAGCACCATCAACCTGGCGCGCGGCGCCGGGGCGGCCGGCCGGGTCGTCACCCTCGAGTACTCACCGGAGCACGCCGACGTCGCACGGGCCAATTTTGTGCGGGCCGGCGTCGCGGACCGCGTCGAGGTGCTGGTCGGCGCCGCGTTGGACACCCTGCCGGGACTGGCGGAGCGGGGCGAGCCGTTCGACTTCTTCTTCATCGACGCCGACAAGGAGAACAATCGCTCCTACGTCGAATGGGCGGTGCGGCTCGCGGTGCCGGGTGCGCTGATCGTGGTCGACAACGTCACGAGGATGGGCCGAGTACTCGAGCCCGCACACGATGATCTGCAGGCTCGCGGCGTGCGCGACATGCTGGAGCTGCTCGGCAACCACCCCAAGCTGGAGGCCGCGGCCATCCAGACCGTCGGCACCAAGGGCTGGGACGGCTTCGCTGTAGCCAGAGTGAGTCCGTGA
- a CDS encoding SPW repeat protein, with protein MTTVHSSIDQHPDILALRARYDRVAESMAAQATFGLTLLTAVYVAMSPWLVGYQASTKLTVNALIVGATIGFLAMCFGCALDRTHGMTWTLPVFGVWLVISPWIYASGATAGVMWSHVISGVLVAVLGMYAMYFGMRVRNSDRHG; from the coding sequence ATGACTACGGTCCATTCATCAATAGATCAGCACCCCGACATCCTGGCGCTGCGGGCCCGGTACGACCGTGTCGCTGAGTCGATGGCGGCGCAGGCCACCTTCGGGCTGACCTTGCTGACGGCGGTCTACGTGGCGATGTCGCCGTGGCTCGTCGGGTATCAGGCCTCCACGAAGCTGACGGTCAACGCACTGATCGTGGGCGCCACCATCGGGTTCCTGGCCATGTGCTTCGGCTGCGCACTCGACCGTACCCACGGGATGACCTGGACGCTGCCGGTGTTCGGTGTGTGGCTGGTGATTTCACCATGGATCTATGCCAGCGGAGCCACCGCCGGCGTGATGTGGTCACATGTGATCAGCGGTGTGCTTGTCGCGGTGCTGGGCATGTACGCGATGTACTTCGGGATGCGTGTCCGCAATTCGGACCGGCACGGCTGA
- a CDS encoding FAD-binding oxidoreductase: MTALAEVRHFRRGDAGYEEARCATVWNARVPQRFPEVIVQASCTADVVVAVRYASAGNLAVGIRSGGHSWSANHLRDGGLLLDVSRLDVCQVDRDAMTAVVGPGKGGSVLATELEQQGLFFPSGHCRGVRLGGYLLQGGYGWNSRVLGPACESVLALDVVTADGEQIRCDAEHHPDLYWAARGSGPGFFGVVTAFHLRLYPKPPVCGSSLYVYPFEAADEIYPWARAISADVDRRVELQIVASRAMPSSGLDVPGIVLASPVFADNDDEAKDAVALLDTCPARANALMAVPFAPTNLPTWYDAVMSNYLSDHRYAADNMWTSAAADELMPGVRNILETMPPHPSHFLWLNWGPSPTRQDMAYSLEDEIYLALYAGWADPADDEKYGDWARSNMAAMSHLATGIQLADENLGARPARFATDAAMARLDTVRAEYDPDSRFYAWMGRT, from the coding sequence GTGACAGCTTTGGCCGAGGTCCGACATTTCCGCCGCGGCGATGCGGGCTATGAGGAAGCGCGTTGTGCCACCGTCTGGAATGCCCGTGTGCCGCAGCGCTTTCCGGAAGTCATTGTGCAGGCGTCCTGTACCGCTGATGTGGTGGTGGCGGTCCGGTATGCCAGCGCCGGCAATCTGGCGGTCGGTATCCGTTCCGGTGGGCACAGTTGGTCGGCCAACCATCTGCGCGACGGCGGCTTGCTGCTCGACGTGAGCCGGCTCGACGTCTGCCAGGTGGATCGCGACGCGATGACCGCCGTCGTCGGGCCCGGCAAAGGCGGCAGCGTCCTGGCGACCGAGCTGGAGCAGCAGGGCCTGTTCTTCCCCTCCGGGCACTGCCGGGGCGTGCGCCTCGGTGGCTACCTGCTGCAGGGCGGCTACGGCTGGAACAGCCGGGTGCTGGGGCCGGCGTGTGAAAGTGTGTTGGCACTGGATGTGGTGACTGCCGACGGTGAGCAGATCCGGTGCGACGCCGAGCATCACCCCGATTTGTATTGGGCCGCCCGGGGATCCGGACCGGGATTCTTCGGCGTGGTAACCGCGTTTCACCTGCGGCTGTATCCGAAGCCACCGGTGTGCGGTAGCAGCCTCTACGTCTACCCCTTCGAGGCCGCCGACGAGATCTACCCGTGGGCCCGGGCGATCAGTGCCGACGTGGACCGCCGGGTGGAACTGCAGATCGTCGCCTCGCGGGCGATGCCCAGTTCGGGCCTCGATGTGCCGGGCATCGTGCTGGCCTCGCCGGTGTTCGCCGATAACGATGACGAGGCGAAAGATGCAGTGGCACTGCTGGATACGTGTCCCGCGCGGGCGAATGCCCTGATGGCCGTGCCGTTCGCGCCGACGAACTTACCGACGTGGTACGACGCGGTGATGAGCAACTACCTGAGCGACCACCGCTACGCCGCCGACAACATGTGGACGTCGGCGGCGGCGGACGAGCTGATGCCGGGCGTGCGGAACATCCTCGAGACCATGCCGCCGCACCCGTCGCATTTCCTCTGGCTGAACTGGGGGCCGTCGCCCACCCGTCAGGACATGGCCTACAGCCTGGAAGACGAGATCTATCTCGCGCTCTATGCCGGTTGGGCCGACCCCGCCGATGACGAGAAGTACGGCGACTGGGCCCGCTCCAACATGGCGGCGATGTCCCACCTGGCCACCGGGATACAGCTTGCGGACGAGAACCTGGGGGCGCGGCCGGCCCGGTTCGCCACCGATGCCGCCATGGCGCGGCTGGACACGGTGCGCGCAGAATATGACCCAGACAGTCGGTTCTACGCGTGGATGGGACGGACATGA
- a CDS encoding DAPG hydrolase family protein, whose amino-acid sequence MSYLGYRDNDADTPFGRFYNPDMAALPRHVVLALEHGPQADPVLPDFEEPLAEDGYQQTENGYGSLPDGGYTVAVRTDMPGVTPEMWDWWFGWHGCDPRRYKLWHPRAHVSAGWRDGRDDLAYIGRTSLVQEYIGSAFTSAAIQFVAPDTLGHLGIAIAARLGSPDLPVDTGWLVHQVRPTPDGAEMRSRFWMGGRHVNFRLGNSLADRAFRVLAARQLPDPRDLMVHCAQEMNHLAGFLPELHAEFA is encoded by the coding sequence ATGAGTTACCTGGGTTATCGCGACAACGACGCGGACACTCCGTTCGGGCGGTTCTACAACCCGGACATGGCGGCGCTGCCACGCCATGTGGTGCTGGCGCTCGAGCATGGTCCGCAGGCCGATCCGGTGCTGCCCGACTTCGAGGAACCGTTGGCTGAGGACGGCTACCAGCAGACCGAGAACGGATACGGCAGCTTGCCGGACGGCGGCTACACCGTGGCCGTGCGCACCGACATGCCGGGCGTGACGCCGGAGATGTGGGACTGGTGGTTCGGCTGGCACGGCTGCGATCCGCGCCGCTACAAGCTGTGGCATCCTCGCGCGCATGTGTCGGCGGGGTGGCGTGACGGCCGCGACGACCTCGCCTATATCGGGCGGACGTCCTTGGTACAGGAGTACATCGGTTCCGCATTCACTTCCGCCGCAATCCAATTCGTGGCACCGGACACGCTGGGGCATCTCGGGATCGCCATCGCCGCGCGACTGGGGTCGCCCGACCTCCCCGTCGACACCGGCTGGTTGGTGCATCAGGTGCGCCCCACGCCGGACGGCGCCGAGATGCGCTCCCGGTTCTGGATGGGCGGCCGGCACGTCAACTTTCGCCTGGGTAACTCGTTGGCGGACCGGGCATTTCGGGTACTCGCCGCACGCCAGCTGCCTGATCCGCGGGATCTCATGGTGCACTGCGCGCAGGAGATGAACCACCTCGCCGGCTTCCTTCCGGAACTCCACGCCGAATTCGCCTGA
- a CDS encoding alpha/beta hydrolase family protein — translation MTDSSIPRRRLPGSLRATLIALACAAAVLLSAGGWVLYANNFAIREQRVTIPGPAGPLEGVLALPKAGNGPFGLVVFVHGDGPADASRDSFYRPIWETFSQAGYASLSWNKPGIGGAPGNWLAQSMHDRADETSAAIDWARGRADIDPHRVGVWGISQGGWVVPEVAVRKPDLQFVILVGPAINWLRQGEYNLRAELRARQAPQPELAAALARRDRINQLLRDGATYHEYRVGGMDPSPMSADRWGFVARNYRSDVSATLPHIAIPVLLELGQGDLNVDVRETERVYRELVRRDLLTVQTYPHASHTIAREDLENNPDSVKAYAVGIFAPRQLYAPSYLDNLRRYVQELPVAKEAR, via the coding sequence ATGACTGATAGTTCGATCCCGCGTCGCCGCCTGCCCGGCTCGCTGCGCGCCACGCTGATCGCACTGGCCTGCGCCGCCGCGGTGTTGCTGTCGGCGGGCGGGTGGGTGCTCTACGCCAACAACTTCGCCATCCGCGAGCAGCGCGTCACGATTCCTGGTCCAGCGGGGCCCCTCGAGGGCGTCCTGGCCCTGCCGAAGGCGGGAAACGGGCCGTTCGGGCTGGTGGTGTTCGTGCACGGGGACGGTCCCGCCGACGCCAGCCGGGATTCGTTCTACCGGCCCATCTGGGAGACGTTTTCCCAGGCCGGCTATGCGTCGTTGTCCTGGAACAAGCCTGGCATCGGCGGTGCTCCAGGCAATTGGTTAGCCCAGAGCATGCACGACCGAGCCGACGAGACGAGCGCCGCGATCGACTGGGCCCGCGGCCGGGCGGACATCGATCCTCACCGCGTCGGGGTCTGGGGTATCAGCCAAGGCGGCTGGGTGGTGCCCGAGGTCGCGGTGCGCAAACCGGACCTGCAGTTCGTGATTCTGGTTGGCCCGGCGATCAATTGGCTGCGGCAGGGCGAATACAACCTGAGGGCCGAGTTGCGGGCGCGGCAGGCCCCGCAGCCAGAGCTCGCGGCGGCCTTGGCCCGCAGGGACCGGATCAACCAGCTGCTGCGTGACGGCGCGACCTATCACGAGTACCGCGTGGGCGGCATGGACCCGTCCCCGATGTCTGCTGATCGGTGGGGATTCGTCGCCCGCAACTACCGCTCCGACGTCAGCGCCACCCTGCCGCACATCGCCATTCCGGTGCTACTGGAACTCGGCCAGGGCGATCTGAACGTCGACGTCAGAGAAACCGAACGCGTCTACCGCGAACTCGTGCGTCGGGATCTGCTGACGGTCCAGACCTATCCGCATGCGTCACACACCATCGCCAGGGAGGACCTGGAGAACAATCCCGACAGCGTAAAGGCTTACGCAGTAGGCATTTTCGCACCCCGGCAGCTCTACGCGCCGAGCTACCTCGACAACCTCCGTCGATACGTCCAGGAACTCCCGGTCGCGAAGGAGGCGCGATGA
- a CDS encoding saccharopine dehydrogenase family protein, translated as MKILALGGPGAMGSVAVRLAAQMPGVDEIVIADRDRAAADRLCRQLADAPVPVRAARVDVTDDAALRNALESADLVVNTVGPYYRFGLPVLQAAIATGTHYIDICDDWEPTVQMLELDETARAAGVCAVIGMGASPGVSNLLAATAAAELDEARDAYTAWPVDVAGAGGGDGGEVLLNPDGRPSAAAVHWMLQSSGRICTVAAGRLTFQRPLRPVALSLPRDRHGTAYSVGHPEPITLRRTLGLTGEAVNLMVIRPPTLAYLDVLRRDIDRRRLTHESAAAQFAKPNLLRYLRSVPPSWRLKGPGTLPPFFAAVSGTRSGRDHMVLAQLDLSGPGTTGLFGDMARATGIPLAVGISQIVDGTTRRPGVHPPDAVIDAPRFFADLAAQLGQSAGRPLVIVERETLA; from the coding sequence ATGAAGATTCTCGCGTTGGGTGGACCCGGGGCCATGGGCAGCGTTGCTGTTCGCCTCGCCGCCCAGATGCCGGGGGTCGACGAGATCGTCATCGCGGACCGCGACCGCGCGGCCGCCGACCGGCTGTGCCGACAACTGGCCGACGCTCCGGTCCCGGTCAGGGCCGCCCGAGTCGACGTCACGGACGACGCGGCCCTGCGCAATGCACTCGAGTCGGCTGACCTCGTCGTCAACACCGTCGGCCCCTACTACCGCTTCGGGCTCCCGGTCCTGCAGGCCGCGATCGCCACGGGGACGCACTACATCGACATCTGCGACGACTGGGAGCCGACCGTGCAGATGCTCGAACTGGACGAAACCGCCCGTGCCGCAGGCGTTTGCGCGGTCATCGGCATGGGGGCGAGCCCCGGCGTGAGCAATCTGCTGGCCGCGACCGCCGCCGCGGAACTCGATGAAGCGCGCGATGCCTACACCGCCTGGCCGGTGGATGTGGCCGGCGCGGGCGGCGGGGACGGCGGCGAGGTGCTGTTGAATCCCGATGGCCGGCCTTCGGCGGCGGCCGTGCACTGGATGCTGCAGAGCAGCGGCAGAATCTGCACTGTGGCGGCGGGCCGGCTGACGTTCCAACGTCCGTTGCGGCCCGTCGCACTGAGCTTGCCGCGCGACCGGCACGGCACTGCGTACTCGGTCGGTCACCCGGAGCCCATCACGTTGCGGCGTACGCTCGGGCTGACCGGCGAGGCCGTCAACCTCATGGTGATCCGGCCGCCGACGCTGGCGTATCTCGACGTGCTGCGCCGCGACATCGACCGTCGCCGGCTGACGCACGAATCGGCGGCGGCCCAGTTCGCGAAGCCGAACCTGTTGCGTTACTTGCGATCCGTCCCGCCGTCGTGGCGACTCAAGGGCCCGGGGACCCTGCCGCCGTTCTTTGCCGCGGTATCCGGTACCCGCTCTGGGCGCGACCACATGGTGCTGGCGCAGCTCGATCTGTCGGGTCCGGGTACGACCGGACTCTTCGGTGACATGGCCCGGGCCACGGGTATCCCGCTCGCCGTGGGGATTTCGCAGATCGTCGACGGCACCACGCGACGGCCCGGAGTGCATCCGCCCGACGCCGTCATCGACGCACCCCGGTTCTTCGCCGACCTCGCGGCTCAGCTCGGTCAATCCGCCGGCCGGCCGCTGGTCATCGTCGAACGGGAAACGCTTGCCTAG
- a CDS encoding PaaX family transcriptional regulator C-terminal domain-containing protein — protein MLRDDATIDAGALYDVANTLGMTDQQVRLCIKRMVADGQFSQDGRGRKALLRATDDLRSTVTPDREYIRFMYAQDRGDAPWDERWHVVAFAVPEAVRSARDAMRDAIGKLGGAAIQGGLYVSPNDWDSEIASAAEKLAIAEHVTTLTTVDLTAGGISEPRALAAHLWPLGDIADQHRRLLAFADRALSALPDATPTMQQTIAIQLAAEFTRAVEPDPLLPPELLPQPWIGTAAREAVAACWAELVKSAAPQRITLFQWYAEVIDEVARPMPEGA, from the coding sequence ATGCTGCGCGACGACGCCACGATCGACGCCGGCGCGTTGTACGACGTCGCCAACACACTCGGCATGACGGACCAGCAGGTGCGGCTGTGCATCAAGCGGATGGTCGCCGACGGGCAGTTCAGCCAGGACGGGCGCGGCCGCAAAGCGTTACTGCGCGCGACCGATGACCTGCGCAGCACCGTCACGCCGGATCGCGAGTACATCAGGTTCATGTACGCCCAGGACCGCGGCGACGCGCCGTGGGACGAACGGTGGCACGTGGTGGCGTTCGCCGTCCCGGAAGCGGTCCGGTCGGCCCGGGACGCCATGCGCGACGCCATCGGTAAGCTCGGCGGTGCCGCCATCCAGGGTGGTCTGTACGTCTCCCCGAATGACTGGGACAGTGAAATCGCCTCAGCGGCAGAGAAATTGGCGATCGCCGAACACGTCACCACCCTGACGACAGTCGACTTGACGGCAGGCGGCATCAGTGAGCCCCGCGCACTCGCGGCGCACCTGTGGCCCCTGGGCGACATCGCTGACCAGCACCGGCGTCTGCTCGCCTTTGCGGACCGCGCATTGAGCGCGTTGCCAGACGCCACCCCGACCATGCAGCAGACCATCGCGATCCAACTGGCCGCCGAGTTCACCCGCGCGGTCGAGCCTGACCCGCTGCTGCCGCCGGAGTTGTTGCCGCAGCCGTGGATCGGCACGGCGGCGCGTGAGGCGGTCGCGGCCTGCTGGGCGGAGTTGGTCAAAAGCGCTGCTCCGCAGCGGATCACGCTGTTCCAGTGGTACGCCGAGGTGATCGACGAGGTGGCCCGGCCTATGCCGGAGGGGGCATGA